GACCACCAATCCCCATCTCTCAATCAGCTAATGTGCATGCAGGCAGCAATAACTTTGATCCATCAgtatcaaatcaaaaatacGGCCAATCAATTGGCGCCGTTTTTAATGGTCGTCAACACCTGTATCCACAAACTGGCCCAtctttttatcaacaatcaaccCCAGTGCCGACATTCCCGCCACCCCAACCACGGCCACAGCTGCAGCTGCAGTCGCAGCAACCGCCTATTGTGTATTCGACTTATGGCCCACTCCACAGCAATGGAAACATGATGCAATATCAGCAATCTTTCAATCTGTACCAACAACCTCAGCAATACTATCAATCCAACTATCCTGCACATTTCTCGCACCCTTCTACCCATGGACATCCAATGATACCAGCTCACGTGTTGGAACAACAAGAGCagatcaaatcaagaaagaTGAGCATACTCAAAGATTATGCCATTTGTGGATTGAGAAACTTTGGTTCATCATGTTatatcaattcaacaatacaaatgCTTTTTGGGATCTATTCATTCAAAGTTGTGTTCAATCGTGGATACCAGAAATATGTCAAGGACCCaagttttttgaaagttATGCAACACCCTGATTCACACAAGAAAGATTCTGTTTTATTGAGTGAAGCTATTGCTGGGTTGTTGCGTacttttgatcaaaatggTGGGGTTTCCGTATCACCCACGAAGTTCATTCGTGTTACTTCGTTGTTGAAACCAGATTTTAATATACCACACGAGCAACAGGACTCTCAAGAGTTTCTCTTATTTTTATTGGAAAGATTACATGCGGAATTGTGTGACAGGAGTATGGAGAATTTTGACCCTGAACTCTTGTGTGCTAGATGGAATATCAACGTCTCCATCGAAAACCAATCATCGTACTTCAAATGGTGGAGGTCGTTGCATGAACATGAAGGATCGAGTCCAATACTGGATTTGTTTCAAGGGCATTTACAGAACAAACTTCGATGCAACAAGTGCGGTTATGAATCAATCACttattcaactttttcaatactttcATTGCCTATACCAAATACCAAGCGAGCCAATGAAATTGTCGAGTTGACTTCGTGTCTTAGCTACTACATCCAAGATGAGACCTTATCTGGCGAGAATGCATGGAGGTGTCCTAAATGTCATGGAGAAGTACCTACTGTAGAAAATCATCCAGTTTTTGTCCAAAAGAAGGggttattcaaattgggtAAATCCAAAAAATCGTCGTCCGGTGCTTCATCCAATGGCAACAGATCATCCTCATCTGATACCATATCCACTAAATCGCTCAGTTTTGTTAAATTACCCCCTGTGTTATTTATCCATTTGTCTAGATTTTCCATGTACAATTTAactgataaattgaatacacCAATTCGCTATCCAATTGAACTTCGATTCAATAATCAAGGTCATGAAATTGTATACAAAATATCAGGAGTTATTAACCATTTCGGCAATTTAAAAAGTGGCCATTATACTGCATTGATTAACAAATCCACCATGAATGAACTGAAACATGATatggaaaatttgaaacatccATGTTGGTGTAATTTCGACGATGAAAATGTTCGACCAAATGTAAATAACGGTACTTTGAggtttggtgttgatggGCAAAGTCATGATGTGAGAGAGATGATTTCGACCGATGTGTATGTATTGTGTTATGAACGGGTCGATGTTTGATTGATTCGTAGTAGAATAGAGAAGACGAAACACTGGACATTATACATTAGATAGAAAATAGTATAATTATTAGATAGTCCCAAACATGGACATTATATTTGAAGACTTGATTTCGAAGCTCACTGCACTGCACAACCTTTAGTAGCAATTTGGTGATAGCATTGCTCTCTCTTGATCAGGGGGCTTCAAAGCTTCCAAGATACAAATTTACAAGTTTCGCTTCCATTCATTTGCAAAGATACCGTGATATTTCAGACTATTCTACATTGCCATAATAGGTATCGTGAGTTTAGTACCTTTTCAAAGGTTTTACATCACTAAAATCTTTAATCAACTTCATAATCTTTGAAACTCCTTTTCGCGCCATTTTTCATAacatttttatttcttACCAATACACCACAACTCATCACACTGCTCCTTATGGCCAGAGCTGAAATTGGTACTTCCAAGTATGAAGCAAAGAGGTTGAAAGCAAGTGGACTCCAGAAGCTAAAATTTTATTGTCAAATATGTTCAAAGCAATGTCGAGATGCCAATGGGTTTAAAAACCATCTTCAATCGAAGTCACATTTAGGTCGAATATCTAACTTACAATCCAGTGGGGAATCCAAAAGTATAGTTTCCAACTACTCCAACCAGTTTCAAACTGATTTTTTGAATCTATTACGCGTGAGCCATGGTACCAAATCCATAAATGCCAATAGGTTTTATCAAGAGTATATTCGACAACGTGATCATGTGCACATGAATGTGACTCGTTGGAAAAGTTTAACCTCATTTGTTAAGCACTTGGGCCAAAATGGATTAGTTAAAGTTACAAAGATCAACGAAGGTGAGGATGACGATGGCATGGATAGTGAAGGTTTCAACTTAGAGATCAGGTTGA
The Candida orthopsilosis Co 90-125, chromosome 5 draft sequence genome window above contains:
- a CDS encoding Rts2 protein (S. cerevisiae homolog RTS2 localizes to cytoplasm, nucleus), with the translated sequence MARAEIGTSKYEAKRLKASGLQKLKFYCQICSKQCRDANGFKNHLQSKSHLGRISNLQSSGESKSIVSNYSNQFQTDFLNLLRVSHGTKSINANRFYQEYIRQRDHVHMNVTRWKSLTSFVKHLGQNGLVKVTKINEGEDDDGMDSEGFNLEIRLIDSQEIQKLKNKDDEERIRVDNEINDQLIKKQIKRGQELEMRKQKYTTPVDESTANADNVVDSGELTDKISTPIRLSVKKKPVGKLKSAFEDDSD